GCGACTTCGGTGCGAAGCATCTCATCAGACAATCGACCATCATTTAACCCGATCACTTCAGTGGCAAGCTCACCGAGTGTCCTCGTACCCGCCGCCGTACCGATACCACCAATCATTTCTCGCTCATGGGTCAGCAGATACTTAGCAATAGTCCAGCCNTTGTTGATATCCCCCACAACTTGACTTTTCTCAACGCGGACNTCCTCCAGAAACGTCTCACAAAAAACTGANGCTCCTGAGATTANACGTATCGGTCTTGCTGTTACGCCNGCAGANTCCATGTCNAAAAGCACNAGGCTGATACCTGCGTGTTTACTGGCCTCGAAATCAGTGCGGACTAGACAAAACATCCAGTCGGCTTGGTCTGCGTTCGATGTCCAGACTTTCTGTCCATTAACAATAAAGTGATCGCCGTGATCTTCGGCACGCGTCTGGAGTCCGGCCAAGTCCGAACCACTTCCTGGCTCGCTGTAACCTTGGCACCAGCGAATTTCTCCTCTCGCAATCTGCGGCAAATGCTGTTTCTTTNGGGCATCTGACCCGAATTCTAGAATTGCCGGACCAATCATGGAGGTGCCCATGCCTTGTAAAGGAAGTCGCGCGGTGATGCGTGCCATTTCTTCCCGCAACACCTTGGCTTGATCGTGATCTAGGCCGCCGCCGCCGTACTCCGACGGCCACGTNGGAGCNGTCCANCCGCGCTCNNCCATNCGGTCAAGCCATAGCTTCTGATCATCAGTCTGAAAGACNAAGCGACGTCCGCCTGAGCAAATGTCTCGCTCCGTGATTGGCTGCCGCATAGTTAGTGGACAGTTTTNTTCCAGCCAACGGCGTGTTGAAACTCGAAATTCTCCCAAATCCTGCAAACTTTTGAGCCCCCATCAATTGCTGCTCGCGATTACGAGAGAGTAGCAAAAATCTTTTACCAGACATGACACTTCATGCACGATAATGCACTCTCTAGATTACTCTCCCCCAAATTTACTGAGCAGAGACACACTCATGGCGCCTTTGCCACTCGTCTCACCTAAACTGGTTACACCTAACTTGCCTGACGTTTAAGCCGTTCACTTACGGTTCTTGCGGGGACTTGGAGTGACTCCACTCGCTGCGCTAGGTGCTCAATTTGCACTATTAGGCCTAAGCTTTTTNCCGGCCAAGTTGTAGTGATTAAAAAATGACCACATCACTTCGCTGGTCGGTTGACCCAGCAGTGTCTCTGGCCAATCGTGCGCCCCACGCTCAAGCCGATAATGCTCTACCCTAGCGTCCTGAGCGCAATCGCTATACGCAAAGTGCGATATGACTTCTCCGATCGTCTCGACTTTCGATTGGCAGTCGTATTTCTCGCTCCAATAGCCAATCAGGCTCGGTATGTCACGCATAGCTCCGACAGAGTCCCATGCTTTCCATTCCCAGGAGTTACCGTAAGCAATTATAGGATCCTCAACACCATGCACATGCATAATCGGTACATTACGTGATTGCTCGCACAATTTGACATTAAGCGGCATGGTGCCAGCAACTGAAGCGATAGCGGCAAAACTCTCACTCATATGACACGCCAACTCATACGCAAACATTGAACCCAGTGAGTAGCCAACCGCATAAACTCGGGAGGTGTCTACCCAGTGTCGCACGGAAATATCAGAAATCATCTGATTGAAGAAGTTGATATCCTGCATTGCCGTGGCGTCAGTGTTGAGCACCCATGCGCCTTCGTTATCACCGTATGTATAACCCGACGGTAAGGCAATAATCATGTTCTCTTTTTCAGCAATTGCCTCCCACTCGTCCTGTCCAGGGAAGCGCCAACCTGCATCAGCATCTCCCCCCTGCAGCGTGATGATCAGACCGCTAGGGCTAGATGCTTCATCGCTCGGCACAAATAAATAGTATTCTCGAGTCACTCCATCGATGACGAGCTCTGTTTTAGGCAAATGGTGCCTGTACGGGAGGAGATAAAGGGCCACGCAACCGACAAGAAAAACAAAGACCCCGAAAACAATGATCAATTTTTTTTCAAGCTGAAATGCCTTTTCAGCACTATATAAAAGCGCTGTATGCCACTTTTTCAGCGCGACCAAAAAATTCATCCCACTGTTCATCGGTCAACAGATCCGGCTCGCCCAACTGCTTAGCAAGCAAGTAATGCTTGCACAGTATTTCTAGCAATTCTGCATTGCTGATTGCTTTATCAAAATCAGCGCCACGGCAAATCATTCCATGATTACCGAGTAAGCACGCCGCGCGNCTCTGCAAAGCGTTGCCAGCGTTTTCTGCAAGCTCTCCAGTTCCGAAGGTCGAGTAGGGGACGCATGGCACATCTGAACCGCCGAACATACCGACCA
The sequence above is a segment of the Flavobacteriales bacterium TMED191 genome. Coding sequences within it:
- a CDS encoding acyl-CoA dehydrogenase; translation: MQDLGEFRVSTRRWLEXNCPLTMRQPITERDICSGGRRXVFQTDDQKLWLDRMXERGWTAPTWPSEYGGGGLDHDQAKVLREEMARITARLPLQGMGTSMIGPAILEFGSDAXKKQHLPQIARGEIRWCQGYSEPGSGSDLAGLQTRAEDHGDHFIVNGQKVWTSNADQADWMFCLVRTDFEASKHAGISLVLXDMXSAGVTARPIRXISGASVFCETFLEXVRVEKSQVVGDINXGWTIAKYLLTHEREMIGGIGTAAGTRTLGELATEVIGLNDGRLSDEMLRTEVATWEVDSCCHQLTMERVRDEMASSGVGNTSAMIKYYGTEMNKRRYELLMALGGSDALHWEEGTDTQRWLRSKGNSIEGGTSEIQLNIISKRXLGLG